AATTACCGGCGCCCTCAGCTATCTGAAAATCACTCTTCCGTTCAGTCCGGTGCCGATCACGTTCTCGACGTTCGGTATTATGCTGGCCGGATCCATACTGGGAGCCCGCTACGGATTTCTGTCGATGCTGCTGGTCGTGATTCTGGAAGTAGCCGGAATTCCCTTGCTGGAAGGAATTCCTGGAGTGGCACGAATCTATGGACCGACCGGCGGTTTTCTCTTGGCGTACCCGGTAGCTGCACTATTGATTGGGTTATTTGTGGAACGGATCAAACCGAACCGATGGCTGTTCGGCAAACTGTCGATTGTAAACTTCCTGTTCGGTTCCCTGTTTCTGTATCCGTCCGGGGTTGCCTGGCTCGCTCACATTTACCATTTCTCGCTTGCAAAAGCGCTCGCGGCCGGTTTCTGGCCGTTTTTGCCCGGTGACATTTTGAAATCGCTGCTCTGTGCCGCCATTACAGTTGCCGTATGGCGTGTCTATCCGGTCGAACGGGTGAGCGGTTAACATCGGTTAACACCACTATTGATTTTCAAGTCCATATACTTTATAATTACCTCCTGTGTGAAAGATCCTTACTCTCATCTCTGTCCAAGGTGAGGGTCAGACGTCCAAAAGGAGGTACAGCCATGCGCGCGTACGAAACCATGTATATTTTAAAACCGGACTTGGAAGAAGAAACACGGAAATCCCTGATTGAGAAGTTCAACAACGTCATCACGGAAAACGGCGGTCAGATTGACAAAGTCACCGAACTCGGTCCTCGCCGTCTCGCCTATGAAATTGAAAAGTTTAAACAAGGCTACTACGTGTTGTTGAACTATCAAGCCGAACCGGCCGTTCCACAGGAGCTTGAACGCATTCTTCGCATCAGCGACGAAGTGATTCGGATTCTGACAACTGTGGCGAACCGCTAATTAAGGAGGGGACAAGAACATGAACGATTTTAAGAAAAAACGCGGCAAGCGTAAAAAAGTTTGCAAACTGTGTGTAGACAAAGTGGAACATGTGGACTATAAAGATACCAACCGTTTGAGCCGATACGTTACAGAACGGGGCAAAATTTTACCCCGCCGGATTTCCGGCAACTGCGCGTATCATCAACGGCAGGTTACCAATGCGATCAAAAACGCACGTGTAATCGCACTTCTTCCGTATACGGTAGAAGGCTAAGATTGTTGACAATTTAAGAAAACTTCGGTATTCTAACTTTTGTAAAGAAGAAGCGCTCGCTTCTCACCTTCCTGCCAACGGCAGTCAGGTCACTGTGGCAATACGTTATGTCGTATTTCATGCGGGCGCATCGCGTCCGCTTTTTACTTTATTTGGGGGTGACTCACTATTAGTCGCGATCACGAAACCACTGTTCAGATTAACGAAGAGATTCGAGCACGGGAAGTGCGCGTTATTGACGTAAACGGGGATCAGCTCGGTATTGTCCCGCTTAATAAGGCGCTGGAACTTGCTGCTGAGCGCGACCTCGATCTGGTCAACGTGGCACCGACCGCCAAGCCTCCCGTTTGCAGAATCATGGATTATGGCAAGTTCAAGTTTGAGCAGCAAAAGAAGGAGAAAGAGGCGCGCAAGAATCAGCAGGTGATCAACATTAAGGAGATTCGACTCTCGCCGACCATTGACGAGCATGATTTTCAAACCAAGCTCCGGAATGCGGTGAAGTTTCTCCAAAATGGCGACAAAGTGAAAGTCTCCATTCGTTTCCGCGGCCGACAAATCACGCATACTGAAATCGGCAGGAAAGTGCTCCAACGTGTGATTGAACAAACGAATGAATTGGCAACTGTCGAACGTACGCCCAATATGGACGGACGACAAATGATTATGATTCTGGCTCCAAGAAAGGGATGAATTTTCCATGCCGAAAATGAAAACTAAACGTGCTGCCGCTAAGCGTTTCAAGCGGACTGGCTCTGGCAAACTGAAACGTTCACACGCATACACCAGCCATTTGTTCTCCAACAAATCGGAAAAGCAAAAACGTCATCTGGCTAAAGCTGCCGTTGTTTCCAGCAGCGACTACAAGCGCATCAAACAACTTGTATCGTACCTGTAAAAACCACAAAACAGTCATTCAGACCTAAAGGAGTGAAGTGTAATGCCACGCGTTAAAGGTGGAACGGTTACACGCCGTCGTCATAAAAAAATCTTGAAACTTGCTCGCGGGTATCGCGGTTCCAAACATCGTTTGTTCCGTACGGCGAACGCGCAAGTAATGAAATCTTTGCTGTATGCATTCCGTGACCGCCGCCAACGCAAGCGGGATTTCCGGAAACTTTGGATCACCCGTATTAACGCGCAAGCACGCGTTAACGGCCTGTCTTACAGCAAGCTGATCAACGGCCTGAAAAAAGCAGGCATCGAAGTGAACCGCAAAATGCTCGCGGACTTGGCTGTAAACGATAAACAAGCGTTTGCATCGATCTGCGACAAAGCGAAAGCAGCTGTATAATAACAGCAATGTTTCACCCGTCAGACGTAGGTTGCTGGCGGGTTTTGATTTGTTGTGACACGCTTTTGAGTAATCTGTTACAATGACAGTGCCATGAACGAGACAGTACATTTGAAATGATTGAGACGGAGGAATCACCGGTTATGCGAATCGCTTTTTACATCATTCTCGCCATTCACCTGTCGGCGGTAGCATTTAAACTGGCGCTGTTGTTCCGAATTCCCCGTTTGAAAAACAAATCGGCCGTACAAGCATTTCTTGTCACATACAAAAAATGGGACGCCTACGCCAACTGGTCCCTCTGGATTACCGGGGCCGCCATGGTGTTCACCACTTCGCTCAAAATGTTATTGCAGCCCTGGCTGCAAATTTCGATTTTAATCTATGTGCTGATCTTTTGGTTAATCAAAATCTTTGTTGTCAAAAGCATGGAAGAGGTAGCCGCCAGCAAGAAAGTATCCGCCATAGAAGAAATGCGTCTGCTTCGCTTTCAAAACCTCTGTGTCGGCATTACCGTCTTTGTGCTCCTGATGTCAATCGGTACGATGATGATGACAAAGCCGTTTGGGCATTAGGCAACTGGTTAAAACTCCGCCGCCGCTTCGCCACCTGTTTGTAAATCCCTGACGCCGCGCGCATAAACAACCTGGACCGCAGCCCAACCCGCAACCAGCTATAGCCAGGCAAACAAGCGATCACCCGTACCACACCGTCAGCTCCTCTATAACGGGTTCCGTTAATTATCGCCTGCATTTCCGACATGGCTTCTTCAAACGGGATATCGAATTTTATAAGAACTTCCGGGTCTTGCAATGGCGTGAACGATAGAATCCCGTGCCGGTCTTTGCTTTTTAACCACGCGACACTATTGCGGCATAAGCTGCATCCTCCATCGTAGATGACATGAATTTGTTTGTCCATGCACTCTCACCCCGTTACCCCCATTATAATTCCGATCCCGTTTGATTCACACCGCTTTCTCCAAACGTCTCCTTCAATATCTCCACAAAAGCGAGAGCTGCCTTGGAAAGATAACGTCCCTCCCGGTAAGCGACGACCAGGGTCCGGGTCGGATTCAGGTTGGCCAGCCTCAAATACACCGGATGATCGGAGCCCCAGCCAGCCCTTGCCACCATCTCCGGTACGAACGACACTCCCATGCCGGACGCTACCAACGACTGAACCGTTTGAATGTTGCTGCTTTCAAACGCGACGTGCGGCTCAAAGCCCGATTCCCTGCACAAGTCGAGCGCAATTTGCCGGAACCCTTGTCCCCGTTTCAGCAGAATAAACGGCTCCTTTTTCAAATCGGACAGCGCTGCTTCCGGCAGTTTGTCCGCCCAGCCAGAAGCGTCCACATACTTATCCTTTAACCTGACGTCCGAGTCCTCATCCTTTACCTTCCTGTCTGTATGCTTGCTCTTCCACTTCGTGTCCGCTTTCTTGCCCGCCTTTTCATTCACCTGCTTTGCAAGCCTATGAGTTGGCGGGACGGCCAACAGGATTTTTTCTTTTAAAATCGGTTCAAACGCCAATTCCGGTTCCTGCAGCGGCAAAGTCAACAGCGTTAAGTCGGTTTTTCCCTTGACTGTTAATTCTTCCAAATTGGCCGTTGTATCTTCGACCAGCACGATTTCAATGCCGGGAAACCGCTTTTGGAAAATCGGCAAAACGGGCGGCAGCATATGGGCGCCCGTAATCGGCAGACTGCCGATGACAAGCCTTCCTTTTTTCAGATTGGCC
The sequence above is a segment of the Effusibacillus dendaii genome. Coding sequences within it:
- a CDS encoding biotin transporter BioY, which gives rise to MAKWTIRGLVFSALFAAITGALSYLKITLPFSPVPITFSTFGIMLAGSILGARYGFLSMLLVVILEVAGIPLLEGIPGVARIYGPTGGFLLAYPVAALLIGLFVERIKPNRWLFGKLSIVNFLFGSLFLYPSGVAWLAHIYHFSLAKALAAGFWPFLPGDILKSLLCAAITVAVWRVYPVERVSG
- the rpsF gene encoding 30S ribosomal protein S6, which codes for MRAYETMYILKPDLEEETRKSLIEKFNNVITENGGQIDKVTELGPRRLAYEIEKFKQGYYVLLNYQAEPAVPQELERILRISDEVIRILTTVANR
- the rpsR gene encoding 30S ribosomal protein S18; the protein is MNDFKKKRGKRKKVCKLCVDKVEHVDYKDTNRLSRYVTERGKILPRRISGNCAYHQRQVTNAIKNARVIALLPYTVEG
- the infC gene encoding translation initiation factor IF-3, coding for MSRDHETTVQINEEIRAREVRVIDVNGDQLGIVPLNKALELAAERDLDLVNVAPTAKPPVCRIMDYGKFKFEQQKKEKEARKNQQVINIKEIRLSPTIDEHDFQTKLRNAVKFLQNGDKVKVSIRFRGRQITHTEIGRKVLQRVIEQTNELATVERTPNMDGRQMIMILAPRKG
- the rpmI gene encoding 50S ribosomal protein L35, producing the protein MPKMKTKRAAAKRFKRTGSGKLKRSHAYTSHLFSNKSEKQKRHLAKAAVVSSSDYKRIKQLVSYL
- the rplT gene encoding 50S ribosomal protein L20; its protein translation is MPRVKGGTVTRRRHKKILKLARGYRGSKHRLFRTANAQVMKSLLYAFRDRRQRKRDFRKLWITRINAQARVNGLSYSKLINGLKKAGIEVNRKMLADLAVNDKQAFASICDKAKAAV
- a CDS encoding thiol-disulfide oxidoreductase DCC family protein, coding for MDKQIHVIYDGGCSLCRNSVAWLKSKDRHGILSFTPLQDPEVLIKFDIPFEEAMSEMQAIINGTRYRGADGVVRVIACLPGYSWLRVGLRSRLFMRAASGIYKQVAKRRRSFNQLPNAQTALSSSSYRLTSGAQRR
- a CDS encoding LysR family transcriptional regulator, with translation MEFRQLQYVLKVAEERSFSRAAEKLHITQPSLSQQILKLEQQLGVKLFDRTGSPLELTHAGERFIATASRILDLTEQLRREMEDEANLKKGRLVIGSLPITGAHMLPPVLPIFQKRFPGIEIVLVEDTTANLEELTVKGKTDLTLLTLPLQEPELAFEPILKEKILLAVPPTHRLAKQVNEKAGKKADTKWKSKHTDRKVKDEDSDVRLKDKYVDASGWADKLPEAALSDLKKEPFILLKRGQGFRQIALDLCRESGFEPHVAFESSNIQTVQSLVASGMGVSFVPEMVARAGWGSDHPVYLRLANLNPTRTLVVAYREGRYLSKAALAFVEILKETFGESGVNQTGSEL